The DNA region CAACCAATCCAATGGTACCTGAATTTTTGGAAAACTATGTCCAATAACAATTGAGATGCCCCGGAGAGGAAAGATCTAAcacctttcttttttcttcttctactgAATAAACGTTATGGTTACCCCCCAAGTTACTTGCAGAAATTCACCACAAGCCTACCATGAGTTGGACAGAGTGTTCTACTAAATTGGATTTTCAGAATAGCTTTTGAGATAAGATACAATTAGGGGTTTCTATATCTTCCTCAATCTATAGTCCCTGAAATCCTATCTCAAAGCACAAAGTTCCTGAGAGTTTTAAAACGCACATTACAGTTAGCACAAAATGAGTAAACCATGTAATGAAACAGAATTTACAAATTGAAACACTCCTTTCAGAACATAATTcagttcagacttcagaccACAAGTAAATTTTATTCTGAAACAGGGCATGTTTTATGAAGCATTGTGCTTAGCAAACGAGGAATCCCACCATCCCTTGATGCATTGCGCCAGATCAATGCTAAAGCCATCACAGaatgtgcctttgcaatttgcaTAGGTACATTGGCCGGAACTGACCAACCAATGCCAAACCCCATAGTGGAGTATTACAGTATAACCGAGATAAATGCTTCAAAACTTCTAAATCACACGAACTCGCATCGGACTCGACGTTTTGATTCACGAACGCAGGAATACTCAACGTGACAGAAGCAATTAACGCGAAGCAAGCAACACAGATGTGGCTGCAGTCACCTACCCCCAGCCGTTGACCGCGTAGTAGGGCGCGTTGGAGAGCAGCGTCTCGTCGACGTCGAACACCCACGCCGGCCTCGCGGCGCCCCACGCGGCAGCGGCCAGTGCCCGGGAGGCGAAGGCGAGGGAGTCGGCGGCGGCGATTGCGGAGTCGGACGCGTAGCGGTCCCCCTCCATGTAGGTCGGCATAAACGCGCCGCAGCGTGCTGGCACGGAGCGCCAGGGCCCTGCGTTGGCCGTCTCAACGGAGAGCCTCCAGCTGTCGCAGAAGAGCTCGTCGGGGTAGTCGCCCGCGCCGGAGGAGACGGTGGTGGGGACGTCGGGGACCGTGCGGAGGACGGGCCTGGCGCTCGCGCTCGCTCTCGCACTCGCGGCCGCGGACGCCGCGAGGAGCGCgaaggcgaggaggaggcgaagCATGGCGCCTAGAGCTGGGGCTTAGGGTTCCTCTGGTGTCGTGGCCTCGACTCCGGCGACGTCGCCGCCGTCGGGAACGAGGGATTTCGCTGGattgggggtgggggggggggagggaggtgGGGTCAGGATGGAATATTCCGGCGGTGATGTGGTGCCGTGCAGTGCAGTGGTGGGGTGTGTCAGGCGAGACGGGACGTGACCGGTCACGTGGAACCCAGCGGTTCGTGGGCAACCCATGTGACGGACAGCTGGGCCCCGCATAATTACCGGCGGTGCCTAGCATTTCCGGTGGCGCTGCGGGGTTGCGTGCGGCAAGCTATGAGGTGGACGGATCTGAACGCTGCTGGTCGTCTTCATGGGACGACGACAAGTGGGTCCAGGTCCCGCCTACCAGTGGACGGAGGAAAACATCTTTAACAACGCATGTCCGAACTGGTTTTTCCCCGCGAAATGGTCCAGCTCAGGCACGGTACCCCACGTCAGTAAACGGGCTGGGCAGGTACGGTACGTTCTatttaagtttttttaattttcaaagtttttatataatttatttatttctaaTACATAAAAGATGCTTAACAGGTGGTGGAGTAGTTATTCTCATGTATAAGATTGTGAGTTCGATCTCAACATTTGACAGtttcttttgatgtttttttcgattttcacgtgttaacaggccgacaaaaaaaaaacatcattaGACTTACTATGCCGCGAATCGGCACGACATGACTTGATCTTAAATGAATCGTGCTTGGGCTACAGACAAGACATGTGGACCGGCACGACACGATCCGTTTGGCTAACGGGCTGTAACGGGTCATGTCTGACTGGATCCGTATCGTGCCGAGTCGGGTCCCCATTTAGACATTTAGACACCTCTGGGAGTGAGGTTCCTTTGTAAGCATGTCTATCCTGAGTAGTGACTGCCCGGTCTTTGTTATGCTAATTCGTGCTCCTTCATTCTGTATGCAAACGTGAACACTGATCATGttcgtttttttcttttcaattgcGTGTGTCAAACTCGATCAACGTGCTGCCGACGAGAgttgagagggcggcaagagcaCCTGACACGTTGGTCACAGCCAAGAGCACCATGAAATGTGGGCTGCTTCTAGCTTTCAGGTCATCTAGACGAGCAGGGCTGTCAAGGAGATTCTTGCGACAATGAAGGATAAGCTTTGCACTATTGATAAAAAGAACACTttgtttaatttaatttatagaTAAACCATGAACATTGAACCGATAAACTAATATAATTATATAGCAGGAGTATATCTAAATATATATGTAACATGACTACACATATATTTCTCTAATATACTCGATGAGAAATAACATAATACTAGGTGTTGGAAACTTAAGTAACCGAACAAAGTAGAGGGCCTTCGGTTCACCAGAGGGATTCGAAGGTTTGGTAGGAAGCACATACAAAGTTAGGGAACTATTCACTagtattaatattttttgtcttttaggTTACCGTaccactctatttatagattGTACCTAATTGTTCCCCATTACATTTTACGCTATTACCCATCTAACTGTCACATTTTCAGTATATTCATAGGTAATTTTGTACTATCCTAATTACAACCGGCTTATTTACAATCTTGCCCCTCGTTATCTTTGGTTATCAGCAACGGTCACCCTTCGCTCGGAAACCCGAAGGTCCATGCCTGGCAACTCTTCGACATCTCTTCAATCACCCTCCTAGTGGCGTTGAGCGAAGGTCTTTGACGGGCCTTCGAAGGTCGATAAAGGTTTCACCTGTGTCGACGCTTTTGGCATGCATGTAGTTGATTCCCTCGCGACGCCGATCGGAATCCGAAGGCCTGGCGTAGGTGTTGTGGAATGATCTTACGCGCCCATCCGGATCCAGAGGCGAAGTCCACTGGTGGCTGTTCATTGACGAATAATACAGTTGTGTTTCAGGGAGCGTGGACGAAGCATCTGGTGGGCCTTCGTATGGAGACCGAAGGTCGACTCGCGGTGTCAAGTATCAGTGCAGGTGAAGCCTTTGGTGGGCCTTCGCATGGagaccgaaggtcgacccgcggCACTAAGTATCAGTGCAGGCGAAGCCTCTAGCGAGAGTTCGGGCGGAAACTGAAGGGTGACTCGGGACGCAGCGCCGAGGCTGGTCAAAGGTGCCCTAAGGGCCCATGTGCGACTGGCTTTATGGGGACTCAGGCGGAGGCGTGtgtcagaggattaactcctgtcgcagggatcccgagagacctgtttttagagattcggcctgggggatgatcctgaataagttcgtcggagaaatgaatgagagtaaatgcaacggccggtggtgggggtgatcgacctagtgcaaaaagaagtaaatgcaccggaatttagacaggttcgggccgcacgggggcgtaataccctactcctgtatggatgcgataactgtcctgaggaagtccctcaaggatgttgctggttacaagaatattggccgaACTAAAAGCTtgatgctccttgttcttcggctggaaatGTACTCAACCTAGCTCACAGTGtctcttgttcttgttttttGACGTTGTGCCTTGTGCGTTGTGTTGTTCTCCAGTTGGGTCTATGTCTTCGATTCTCGCTATGTTCGTCGATGCTTGGATTGTCCGATCcccttctcttctgtgtgccagCTCTTTTTGTACTCGCCGGTTGAGACATACctcgaacgggaaggaggggggcacaagttccaagacgctaTGACTGggaaatgcgtcatcatttcttctgggtgaagtgaccgggggtgaaaaaaacgccgcacgcccggtcacctgtcaccataaacgccttggcaacgggcgccgtggagagggcccaccgagtagccgcagagcaacccggcgtgcccgccctgtcttgttcctctaccacagcagggcggcagacggaacgccttgatccttgcgatgttatcccgagacgagccggatgatacgggactggacccgtgcaattaatagccccacgcctctctgccaaaacatggcaggaactgacaccgcggcgggagcagttggagatgtcaggccatgcacgcttattaaatgcggcctcggacctctgactgattgacacctcatcggtgggcccctcgggggcctttctgggtcgtcggggcaccgagtgctcgggggtactgttcacctccccgagcactctctcccgagaatgcctatccttgtcctcggggtaccggatgctcaggggtactgttcacctccccgagcactctctcccgagcactctcgcacgatccttcggggaaccgagtgctcgggggctgccacatgcagcccggagcactcttacgcggatcctcggggaaccgagcgctcgggagctgccacacgtagtcccgagcactctctcccggaacttagctcttctgatcatcgggggactaggatgctcgggggtgaccgggcacctccccgagtactttcttcccggtacttagactctgtggatcattagggaactggggtactcggggaccagtgactgtggccccgagcaccttctcccgggacttgaacttttctcatcctttaggagggacctcgtgggatggcgccatgtggcggatggctggtcgtgcctcgggactcagggacccccgattcctggtacaccgacagtagcccccaggcccattggcaggcgatggcacggagactgcggatgggcccttcgtcgcgaacgaggccgaggctggcgtggacgccatgtggcaagctttcaaaAGGTAGCCCTTCAGATCCGGGCCTTTGGTatggcccaacggggagacgagtggacgcgcgtccacaaaactcccgaagggcatgacaacgggacgggcggcacgcgcggctgctgcgcagatcgaggaaaatacgcatGGCAGCCGCAGACACAGCACGACCAGTGGGAGATTCGcttggcagttgcgtcgatcgaggaaactgtcccgccgagtgcgccgtggcaggcgacgtttgaattctctgaggtataaaagggggaggggagcgatccgcccccctctttacgccatcttgcaatcctgctcttgcttccttcgcgctcctgagcccttagaatcccttaggcgatcagagcacttCTCTCCCTTTCCACCACCCAAacaacctccccctccgacgagatgccgagagccgggggaagccgccgcgacaggactccggacagcgtacTGCCGGAGTCTTGCTTGAggagcgaggaggcggcggagagggtcaggaaactgctggtccccgagggccagcagggggccctgaaggtgacaccggcgagcttcccgccggcaaCGACCGACCCTGGGCGTATCGTCCTGTTTacgtccttcgtggcggcggggctggtgccgccgttttcaacATTCTTTCTCCAAGTCCTCGAGACCTACGgcgtgcagttggtgcatctgagccccaactcagTCGTCGTGCTGGCGGTGTTTGCGCACTTCTGCAAGATGTTCGTGTGAGTGACGCCGTCGGTGACGGTTCTTTGGCACTTCTTCGCCCTAcgatcggccgggaagaagagagggtactccacggcggacgtcacGGGCTGCTGCAACCTTCAGCTGCgggacggcatgggggagcggtacatcccccaggtgctgcgaagcaaatgggaggagtggtggcgggactggttctacgtcgacgtcgacccccacgaccgcctcgctctgccggaggtggcggcggagccctaGAAATCGACATGGGAGGCACCGCCGCCGTCGGACACGAGGTTGGAGCCGATCTTCAAGCGCATTGGTTTCCTGCGTGACGCCAGGCtaacctcggtgatggtggtggtggacttcctacgacgccgcctggcgcccctgagggagcgggcccggccctactggctctacaccgggcccgaagacatcacccggacccaaattggcgcaagctgggacctgggcccggcggagctaaggggcatgctccgggtgatgaccggcgtggaggacatgagccgggcggagctcccgtggagggaaatggcgctctgcgccaaccccgagcaCGCGGTGATCCAGGCGAAGCTCCCGgaattcgacgcccaggggctcgtcgaccggccgaggagccggagccccgaggcccccgagctccctgggttggatgaggcggccagcgagggggccgcgagAAGTCCGGTGcggaccggtggcccgggcgccgcgagcggcgagccacaggccagcggtggggtcgctgcgggcagcagctgtcgcaccggaggaggaggcaccaccgacagcggagcggcggcggcgccggaggaccgggggaagcgcccccggctcttcattcccgtgccggagtccccgccgtcgccatcggcagtGGCGGTGTTCCCGGTTCTAGAGCCGAGCC from Phragmites australis chromosome 8, lpPhrAust1.1, whole genome shotgun sequence includes:
- the LOC133926893 gene encoding acid phosphatase 1-like, producing MLRLLLAFALLAASAAASARASASARPVLRTVPDVPTTVSSGAGDYPDELFCDSWRLSVETANAGPWRSVPARCGAFMPTYMEGDRYASDSAIAAADSLAFASRALAAAAWGAARPAWVFDVDETLLSNAPYYAVNGWGLQEFNETSFDEWVDAAKAPALPSSLKLYNELQGLGFHIILLTGRSEFQRNSTEANLLFAGYRSWEKHILRQPSDIGKTAVQYKSERRAAMEAEGFKILGNSGDQWSDLIGSPMATRSFKLPNPMYFIS